Sequence from the Oceanispirochaeta sp. genome:
CAATGCATTAAAGTCCAAAAAGATGCTTCAAAGTATGAGTCGCAAGGGGGATTGTTGGGATAACGCTTGTGCTGAATCATATTTTAAAAGTATTAAAACGGAATGGCTTTATGATGAAATATTAAATAGTAGGCAAGAAGCAAAAAATGTTCTGTTCGAGTATATTGAAGTATTCTATAATTGACAGAGAAAACATTCATATTTGGGGTTTAAAACACCAGAAGGATATGAATCTAAAAGTGTGGCTTAACTGATTGTCCCGGTTGAGGGGACAGGTCCATAGTACCATCGGCGCCAATGAGCTTGACTTCCGTGTTCGCAAAAAGCAGTCTTTTGCTCTTGTCTGTCACTTCCTCGTTCAGAGTCATGCTCATATAGCTGGGCCTGGTCACAAAATTCGTTTGCTTCTCGGACATGCATCCGGACTACGCTCCGCTGCCTCTTCAATCGTCA
This genomic interval carries:
- a CDS encoding transposase — its product is MGWSVSSRIDTNLLLMAFWHAVQLRNPSKGLIFHSDRDSQYCSKRFRNALKSKKMLQSMSRKGDCWDNACAESYFKSIKTEWLYDEILNSRQEAKNVLFEYIEVFYN